CCATTTATAGTAGTTGTCAATAACATTAATTTAAAACCTCCTGAATTCCTTTTTTAAGTAATGCTGTTAAGAGAAGTTCTCTATATGTCTTAGAACCTCTCATATTTGAATCTAAAGGAATTTCATCTCCAATATATTTAATAGCATTAATGATGTCTTTTTCAATATTTTCACTATTGTTTAAAATATCCATAGTTTTTTGAGCTAACATAGCTTTACCAGGTCTTGAACCAACTGCAATAGTTATTTTATTCTCTGAGTAAGAGATAGCTAAGTTAACAACAGAATAATCTGTTTTACTTTTTCTAACACATTGGAAAGATGTTTTAGAGATTTTTTTAGGAATAATAATTTCAACTAAAATATCTTTTCTAATCTCTTTCTCGTTTAAAAAATTCTCTAAAGATAAAACTCCACCATTGAATAGTTTTATTTTAGCATTTAAAGATAGTAACACAGGTATTAAATCAGAGAAACCATATTTACTAAAAACTGTTGCTCCAACAGTTACGTTACTTCTAAATTGAACACCAATAATATCTTTTAAAGCAGTTAAAAAGATATCACCAAAATATTCTTTTAAAAGTGAGTTAGTCTCAAGGTTTCTAAAAGTTGTCATAGCTCCTATAGATATAGTTTCTTCATCTTCTAAAATATAGTTTAAATTTAGATTAGATAAATCAATAGCAACATTCCAAGCAGTATTTCCCATTCTTAAATATGAAGTTCCACCAAGAATAATATTTTTTTTATTTTTTACAAGTTCTGAATATGCTTCTTCAATGGAAGATGCTAGGAAAAATTTTGAAAAAGAAAACAATTTAAAACCTCCAATTAATCTAATTTATTTATACAGCTTTTTTTGCAACTGAAATATTCTCAACTGTACTCTTTTCAGTTTCTTCACTTTCAAGAGGTAGGATAATATTTAATAAAACAGCTATTGTACCAGAAACAACAATTCCAGATCCTCCAAATATAAGTTTAATACTTTCAGGGAAAATAGTAAGAGCTTCAGGAACATTTCCAAGTCCATATCCAAGACCTAAAGAAACAGCTAAGATAACAGAATTTCTATTTTTTAATGGTTCTTTTGTGATTAAGTTTATTCCACTGATAGATATCATAGCAAATACCATAACTAAGCTTCCACCGATAACACTAGCTGGGATTATAGTAAATAAAGCTCCAATTTTTGGAATGAAAGCCCCAACAACTAAGAACATCGCACCAGTTGCAACTACGAATCTACTCATGATACCAGTCATTGCAATGATACCTGTATTTTGACTGAAAGAAGTCGTAGGTAAAACTGAGAATACAGCAGCTAAAGCACTTCCAAGTCCATCTGCAAGAATTCCACCAGATAATTCTTTATCAGTAGTTTCTCTTCCAGCTCCACCCATAGTAACTCCAGACATATCTCCAACAGTTTCAACAGCAGAAACAATAAACATTAAAATCATAGCTAATATTGCATCAAGATGGAATGCAAATCCAAACATTAAAGGTCTAGGTACTGTTAAATAATCAGCTTGAACAAGAGGTTGTAAATCCACTTTTCCAAGAAGTAAAGCAACGATAAATCCAACAATAGTTCCAATAAAAATAGATCCAGTACTTAAAATTCCTTTTGTAAATTGTTTGAAGAATACAACAGTGATAAGAACGATAGTTCCAATTAATAGATTTTCTAAAGATCCGAAATCAGGGGCACCTACACCACCAGCAAAACTTTTTACTCCAACTGGTAAAAGAGATAATCCTATCGAAAGAACAACAACACCAGTAACGATAGGTGGGAAGAATTTTCTGACTCTTTTAATAATTAAACCTAAAAGTCCTTCAAATAATCCACCAATTAAAGCGGCTCCAAGAACTCCTTCAAAACCATATTTAGTTCCGATAGATATTGCAACAGGGACGAAAGCAAAGCTTGTTCCAACAACGATTGGTAATCTAGCACCAATAGGTCCAAGAGTGTAAGCTTGAATTAAAGTGTTTAAACCGGCAACAAACATAGAAGCCTGAATAAGAAGTGTTTTTTGTTCAGATGAAAGTCCAAGAACTCCAGCAACTATAATGATAGGTGTAATATTACTAACGAACATAGCAAGTATGTGCTGTAATCCTAAAGGTAAAGCCGTTTTTAGTTCAGGTACTCCATCTAAGTGATAAGGTGATCTGTTTTTTTTCATTTTTGATAATCCTCCTAAAATTCTTTTTTGTGAATTTTACTCAATATATAGTTGGATTAAACTATATTTATAGAAAATAAAAAAAGATTATCTTTTTTCATCTTCTACAAGTGAAAAATAGATAATCTAAAATAGTTAGATAAGAAATCTATTTAATTCACCCATAGTGGCTAATTTAAGGTTAGCCGTAGAAACTTCCGACCGTATTACGGATATATATGAGTAATTCTTTAATTTCCCTTGAAAATATTAAGGGAATGTTATTGGTTGCACTTAAAATGCACTTAAAATAATTAAGATTATAGTATCACAACTCTTCCAACATTGCAATAATTTTTTCACTAGAATCAGGGTATAGATGAGAGTATACATTTAAAGTGGTGTCAACTTTCTCATGTCCCAATCTCTTTGATATAGCTAAGGGATTAACACCCAAGTGAATTAAAAGTGACGCGTGAGAGTGTCTGAGGTCGTGAATTCTTATCTCTTTAACTCCCACTCTTTCAGCAAACTTTTTTATCTGTTTTCGTATGTTAGTTTGATGTAATCTAAAAAGTCTAGTTTCCATTTTTAAAGCGTATATCTTTCTAGTGTAAATCTTCAATATTTCTAATAATGAATCAGTTATCATAATCTCTCTATTGCTGCTTTCAGTTTTTGGAGGAGTTACTAGATCCTCGCCATTTATTCTTGAAAGTGTTTTATTTATTTTTATAGTTTTTTTCTTAAAGTTTATATCTCCATACTCCAGTGCAAGAAGTTCACCTATCCTCATTCCAGTATAGAATAATAGATTCAATATAGTGTAAATATCAATTCTTTCCTCAGCTTCTGCACTAACTCTTTTAAAATCATCTATTGTCCAGATGTTTATTTCTGTACCTAGCTTTCCAATTGTTCCAGCTTTTGTAACTGGATTGTAGCTCAAATCATGAAATTTTACGGCATAGTTAAATACAGCAGTAAGGGTTGAATTTATCAATCTTAGATATGTTTGACTATATTCAGTTTCTTTCATTAATAAATTTTGGAAAGTTCTTATATCGGCTGGAGTGATTTCGCTAAGTTTGTGGCTATTGAAATATGGAATGATTCTTTGAGTTAAAACTACTTTTCTTAAATTTGCTGTACTGGCTTTTACTCTACAGCTAATATCATCTAAATATAGCTTACACATCTCTTCAAATGTAGATGTTATATTAGCATCAGGACTTGTTAAAAATTCTCTTTCATATTCTAAAGCTTCTTTTTTAGTTTTAAAACCTCTTTTAAAACTTTGTTTTCTTTCTCCTGTATGGGTTATATAATAAAAACGGGATATCCAAGTCCCGTTTTTATCTTTAGTTGCTGGCATATTTTTCTCCTTTTATTCCTAGTTTTTTAAAGAGAAACTCTCTATTCACTCTGCCGCGAATAGTCATATATCCCTCCTTCGCCATCTCTTCATTTACAGTTTTCATTATTTTATATGCAGTACATTTCTTTACCTTACATATCTCTACTACCTCATCTACTCTCAATAGTTCATTCATCTATTTCTCCCTTCATTTCGAACGCGTTCGAAATCATTAACCTATATGGATTTCAATAATTTTTATTACTATTCTCCATTCTCAATTCGTTTATTAATTTTTCATGTATTTCAATCTCACAATTTTCACAAGTATTATGATAATATTTAATTTCTTCTTCCGTTAAATTTTTGCCACAATATATGCAGGTACTCATTAATCCTCCTTGATTTCAAATCTACTAGCTAGATAACTTCCATAATCTCCACTTTCGTCGATTATATCTATCCATTCATCATCCAGCCATTCATAAACTCTGTTAGTTTCATATTTTTTATTTAATTTAAGTTTTATAGTTCCATTATTATCTATACACGTAGCTTTCATTTATACCTCCAAATTACTTTCTTTTATAACCTATTCTATCTAAATAAACTTTTATATTTTGAGCTTTTAAAAACTCCCAATTTTCAGAATGTTCTCTTAGTTTATTTAAAGCTCTACCTATTCTTTCATCTTTATCTAAAGTGCATTTAATAATATTAGGGTTATATAACTCAACTCTTTTTTCATTAGCTTCTATGATAGTATCTTGATACTTCCCTTTTATTTTTAAAGTGTACCAATCATCAAATTGGGTAACTATACCTCTAAATATTATTTTTCCTCTTCGATAATCTCTAACTAAGACTTCTTTATTTAAAAATTCATGGTCTGCTGTACGAGTTCTTTCTGATTTTTCACATTCAATAAATTCAACTCCATATTTAGCCATACATTTTTTAAGTTTTAAAATTATAGTTCTAAAAAATAGTTGTTCATGACGTGTAACTAAATCGTTATAGTAAATTAATGTTCTGTAATATTTATCCAATATTCTTATTTTTTTATCAGAGTTAGGAATATCAAATATAAACTCTTTTTGTCTTGAATTGTAGATATATTTTGTTTTCAATGACTTTCTAAAGTTTCTCATAATAGTTCCAATTCTATCTTCTATCAACTCAAAATCTTTATTGGTTATTTGGATATAGCTATCATTTACATCATAATGAATAATCATTTTGTTTTTATGTTTTCTAAATCCTGTTTTATATTTTCTTTTCAATTTTTTTATTGAGTTGTTTGAAAATTCTTTATTATTTTCATCAATTGGAATGTATTTACTTTCTCCACAATGGATACAAATGTATTCTACGGCATCAATATGAGGGAATTTATTTTCTCTAAGACTACCTCTTAAAGTATAGTCATCTTTTTCTTGCTTAATCCACAGATGATCACTTTTGTTTTTACAATTTGGTCTTATAGTTTTTATTTCATAACTATCAGCATATTCATGTTCCATATGTATTTCATACTCGTTTTCTTTGTAACAGTTCCTACATTCAAAAGTCCCATCATTTTCATAGTATATATCGCTATCATCTAATTCATTCTCATGTCCACAAAATCTGCAAACAGCTTCTTCAGAATTATAATCAAGATTAGATCCTATTTTTTTCTCATAGCTATTCAAATACTGCTGATATTCTTCACAAACAAAATCCCAATCGCTTGCGAGTTCTTTTGCTTCTTCATCATCGCAAGCATTATTTTCTATATATTCCTCTTTAGTAAGAGAGCCATCACATAATATACAACTTCCTAGATATTCATCAAACTCGTGCATTGTTAACATTTATCTAGCCTCCATATTCTTCCAATGTTTTAAATTCATTCCAACATATTTTGCATATTTGCTCTCTTTCTTAGGTTGAACAGGAACTTTATTCTCTATTTCAACTTTAGTAAGCTCTAATGATTTTTTCAATTTAGTAATTGTAGTTTTCAGATATTTAAGATCTTTATCAAAATCATCTGGAAGCAGCTCTTTTAGTTTTTCTCTATATCCTTCAATTAATTCTTGAATAATGAAAAATCTATAATAAATCTCTTTACAAACATTCTTTTCAGCAGCAAAGTCTGAGTTACTGAACTCTAAACTATGTTTTTTAGAAAAAACCTCATTTGTATTTTCTAGAAGCTCTACTAAGCTATCTTGGTTGTACATAAATTCGTTATATTTAAACATTCTCATAATCATTCTTCCAAGATACTTTGTAGAGGAGTTCCAAGAGTCTATAACCTCTTTAGAGAACTCAACCTTTTCAGGTAACTCTATTGTAACGGATTCTCTAAGCTGTGAAGTCATCGTTTTATAATCGTTCTTCAATTTATCATCTACTTGAACCTCTTTTTCAAAAGCTATTTCAGTGCCTATAAATTTAGATATTAGTATATCTAGCTCTACTGCTGTATAAAAAGCTACTAGATTTGGAGAAGGGATTATGTTATCAAACACCTCTTTTAGAAATAACTTGATATTTGCTTTAACTTGAGTTTGATACCTTAACTTTTGATTTCTATCTTTAATAGATTCAACTTTTTTCATATCCAAGAATAAACTTTTCGACTGCTCGTTGATGTAGCCCTCACCACTCTCTGTAAATCTCATTAGAACAGCTATATTTCTTTCACCATATATCTCTTTTAATTTTTTACCTAAACTCACTTTGCTCCTCCTCATCAATTTGTATTCTTTTTATAGCTCTTGCTATTCCAGCTTTTGTCATTCCAGTAATTTTAATTAAATCTTGTTTGGTCATAGTTTTATAGTTTTCTTTTATGAAAGCACCCCATTTTGTATTTTTCCTTTTTTTCTTACAGATTTGTCCAGTTGCTAGTAATCTATCCACAGTAGACTGAACCTTGTGTATTGATACTCCTAGCATGTTTGAAATGTGTTGTATTGATGATGTACTATAATGCTTTCTAACGAACTTGTCACACTCATCGCTTCTATTTAATAATATCTTTAGATCCCTAGATAATTTCTCATGATAACACTCAATTGCGTATTCAATATCCTCTTTACGCAACTCTCTAGCTATATATGTTTTCTTTTTAGTGATAACGAACAGAGTTTTTTCATGAGAATAAACCCTATCCGCTACATTTATAATCTTTTCAAGTTCAGTTCTATTCAGCTGTATCATCTGCAACACCAACTAATTTCAGATTATCTTTATTTTCAAACTCTTTATTTCTCTCAGAGATATTTTTTCTCAATTCTTTTAAATATTTTTCTAAAACTTCCAACTCTCTTTCAGCTGCATGGAGCTGCTTAGAGTCCATTTTATTTAAACTTTTCTCTAATTTTTCAAAGTTTTTATAATTTACACATTTAACTTCTTTTTGTAAAAAGTTAGTATTAGTTTCAATAGGAACTATATCAATAGTTTTATTTTCGTTCATACGAGCATCTAAAAATATTTTTATTTCCTCAGTAGTTGTCAGCTGAAGTTCAGCAGCATCATAGATTATGTTTATAGCAATCTCTTTGTTAGAGAGCATCTTTATAGCTCTTACTGATAACGATGTAACCCATTCTTTCTTGTCTCCGAAGTGCATATAAAGCTCATATCTTCTAAGAAGCTCACTAACTTTATCTTTACTAAGCCCAATTCCTCCATACCACTCCATAAAGCTTCCATCAGCTTTCAGCTTTAGTGAGTTTTCATATAAAGCTTTACAAACTTTAAACATAGAATCAGACATACTTCTGAAATTTCTAAAAATAATAGCTTCATTTTCAATAATCTCTTTTTTTAAATTATCTTCAATAGCATATTTTTCAAAGTCAAATATGCTATTATAATCCTCTTGCATTTTGCTTTTTAAACTTTGTAAAGCTTTCATTACAGAATCGCCTCCAGAACAGCCTTAAATACTTCCTGAGTGGCTTCCACTCTTTTAGAGTTACATTCCCATATTGTTTTACCTTCATCAATCAATTTTCCGATGATGGCACTTTGAGAGATTGGAACAGTCAGAAGTATATCGCTTCCTTTTAGAACTTCCTCTAATCCTCTGTAGTACTCTTTTTCCTTAGCTGTTTTTGTCCATTTATTTATTACAACAGCTGATAGTTTTGAAAGCTCAATATTTTCTAACATTGCTGTAATACTATTTATCGTAACCTTATCAGCGAACCCAGGAACAACAACTTTGTCAGCTAAATCTACAAATATTTGGTCAATCCCAATCATTGGAGTTGAGTCTATTAATATATATTTGTATTTAGACCTCATATTGTTTATAAATTGGCTTAGTTT
This sequence is a window from Cetobacterium sp. ZOR0034. Protein-coding genes within it:
- a CDS encoding uracil-xanthine permease family protein; protein product: MKKNRSPYHLDGVPELKTALPLGLQHILAMFVSNITPIIIVAGVLGLSSEQKTLLIQASMFVAGLNTLIQAYTLGPIGARLPIVVGTSFAFVPVAISIGTKYGFEGVLGAALIGGLFEGLLGLIIKRVRKFFPPIVTGVVVLSIGLSLLPVGVKSFAGGVGAPDFGSLENLLIGTIVLITVVFFKQFTKGILSTGSIFIGTIVGFIVALLLGKVDLQPLVQADYLTVPRPLMFGFAFHLDAILAMILMFIVSAVETVGDMSGVTMGGAGRETTDKELSGGILADGLGSALAAVFSVLPTTSFSQNTGIIAMTGIMSRFVVATGAMFLVVGAFIPKIGALFTIIPASVIGGSLVMVFAMISISGINLITKEPLKNRNSVILAVSLGLGYGLGNVPEALTIFPESIKLIFGGSGIVVSGTIAVLLNIILPLESEETEKSTVENISVAKKAV
- a CDS encoding ParA family protein, which gives rise to MQVIAIKNNKGGVGKSWMTLQLAHGLQYLSGEDVLIITSDNQNNILEYAGMEKVETSTGLENWIKTGTGDVVRLREKLYFIPLKASHINSASKEKLSQFINNMRSKYKYILIDSTPMIGIDQIFVDLADKVVVPGFADKVTINSITAMLENIELSKLSAVVINKWTKTAKEKEYYRGLEEVLKGSDILLTVPISQSAIIGKLIDEGKTIWECNSKRVEATQEVFKAVLEAIL
- a CDS encoding FAD binding domain-containing protein, whose translation is MFSFSKFFLASSIEEAYSELVKNKKNIILGGTSYLRMGNTAWNVAIDLSNLNLNYILEDEETISIGAMTTFRNLETNSLLKEYFGDIFLTALKDIIGVQFRSNVTVGATVFSKYGFSDLIPVLLSLNAKIKLFNGGVLSLENFLNEKEIRKDILVEIIIPKKISKTSFQCVRKSKTDYSVVNLAISYSENKITIAVGSRPGKAMLAQKTMDILNNSENIEKDIINAIKYIGDEIPLDSNMRGSKTYRELLLTALLKKGIQEVLN
- a CDS encoding site-specific integrase, with the protein product MPATKDKNGTWISRFYYITHTGERKQSFKRGFKTKKEALEYEREFLTSPDANITSTFEEMCKLYLDDISCRVKASTANLRKVVLTQRIIPYFNSHKLSEITPADIRTFQNLLMKETEYSQTYLRLINSTLTAVFNYAVKFHDLSYNPVTKAGTIGKLGTEINIWTIDDFKRVSAEAEERIDIYTILNLLFYTGMRIGELLALEYGDINFKKKTIKINKTLSRINGEDLVTPPKTESSNREIMITDSLLEILKIYTRKIYALKMETRLFRLHQTNIRKQIKKFAERVGVKEIRIHDLRHSHASLLIHLGVNPLAISKRLGHEKVDTTLNVYSHLYPDSSEKIIAMLEEL